TGACCTCAAACATCATATGGCCAAAATCCGGTTCTGGTGTCGAAACAAACTTGTGGGGGAACAACAGGTCAGGGCCGAAGATATAAAGAAAGTGCACTTTTAAAACTTAAGGCAGTGCACTTTTAAATTTTAGCTAACAGGATTTAAAACTAACCGGTAAAATCCATATTTGTTTTTAGATTGATTTTAGATTTTCGTTGACGCAATGCAAGGGTTTCTGATAACCTTAACACCAATTTATGGAATCTATAGCATCAACAATCCAGGAGATAGCCATACTTGCAGCGCCTATACTTATAGCTGTAACGTTTCACGAGGTTGCGCATGGCTGGATAGCAGACAGACTCGGAGACCCTACTGCAAGGCTTTTGGGGAGGCTTACATTAAATCCTATTAAACATCTTGACCCGATTGGCACCCTTGTATTTTTCCTGACACGGATGATAGGATGGGCAAAACCGGTTCCGGTGAATCCTTTAAACTTCAGGGATCCTTTAAAGGGGATGATGTGGGTTGCCATTGCAGGCCCTGTAACAAATCTGTTTCTCGCGGCAGTAAGCGCTGCTATCTTAAGGCTTCTAATAGCATCAGGCATCCTGTTTGACGCATCCATCTCTTTTGTTATGGAACCTATACGCATGATGATATATATGAGCGTCATTATAAATGTCGGACTGGCTGTTTTTAATTTTATCCCAATCCCGCCGCTTGATGGAAGTAAGGTTCTAATGGGGCTTCTCTCCAGAGAACAGGCTGAGGTTTTTGCAAAGCTTGAGCCTTATGGGTTTATAATACTTATCCTTTTCATTATGACAAATATTGACCGTATGATTCTCTCCCCCATTATAGGCTTCACAGTAAGTTTACTTCTCGGAGGCATATTTTGACGGCCCATAAACGGGTTTTAAGCGGGATGAGGCCTTCGGGAAAACTCCACCT
Above is a genomic segment from Deltaproteobacteria bacterium containing:
- a CDS encoding site-2 protease family protein, whose protein sequence is MESIASTIQEIAILAAPILIAVTFHEVAHGWIADRLGDPTARLLGRLTLNPIKHLDPIGTLVFFLTRMIGWAKPVPVNPLNFRDPLKGMMWVAIAGPVTNLFLAAVSAAILRLLIASGILFDASISFVMEPIRMMIYMSVIINVGLAVFNFIPIPPLDGSKVLMGLLSREQAEVFAKLEPYGFIILILFIMTNIDRMILSPIIGFTVSLLLGGIF